The following are encoded together in the Bacteroidales bacterium MB20-C3-3 genome:
- a CDS encoding ABC transporter permease, with amino-acid sequence MHHNRNITHLAFMLLGAVALLFIFAPLAGMFLSVKAPGLFETIRDPEVSRSIVLTLGVSAAATFISSVFAIPLAYILARKKFPLKGVVEAIIDLPIVIPHSAAGIALLGVISRDSLLGSAADSIGLNLVGSPIAIGMAMAFVSLPFLINSARDGFSAVPERLEQAAETLGASKFTTFYKISMPLAGRSVISGLMLMFARGMSEFGAIVIVAYHPMTTPVLIFDRFNSFGINYARPVAVIFVTVTLILFTLLRIYQKRRW; translated from the coding sequence ATGCACCACAACCGCAACATCACTCATTTAGCCTTTATGCTTCTTGGAGCAGTGGCGTTGCTGTTCATTTTTGCGCCGCTTGCGGGGATGTTTCTATCGGTAAAAGCACCGGGGCTCTTTGAGACAATAAGGGATCCGGAGGTGAGCAGAAGTATTGTGCTGACACTGGGTGTATCTGCTGCTGCGACATTTATTTCGTCGGTATTTGCCATTCCGCTGGCCTATATTCTTGCCAGAAAAAAGTTCCCGCTTAAGGGTGTAGTTGAGGCGATTATTGATCTGCCTATAGTGATTCCCCACTCAGCTGCCGGAATTGCACTCCTTGGGGTTATCTCCAGGGATAGTCTGCTGGGTTCTGCGGCAGATTCCATAGGGCTTAACCTGGTGGGCTCTCCCATAGCTATTGGGATGGCGATGGCGTTTGTGAGTCTTCCGTTTCTTATAAACTCAGCAAGGGATGGATTTTCGGCAGTCCCGGAAAGGCTGGAGCAGGCCGCGGAGACACTTGGCGCATCAAAGTTTACTACATTTTACAAAATATCCATGCCCCTTGCCGGCAGATCGGTTATCTCAGGACTTATGCTGATGTTTGCACGCGGGATGAGCGAGTTTGGGGCAATAGTGATAGTTGCATACCACCCGATGACCACACCGGTTTTGATATTTGACAGATTTAACTCATTCGGAATAAACTATGCGAGGCCTGTGGCGGTGATATTTGTCACCGTTACCCTTATCCTGTTTACACTGCTGAGAATATACCAGAAGAGAAGATGGTAA
- a CDS encoding RHS repeat-associated core domain-containing protein: MINNPSSLGTKPFAMELQYNAPNVSGATAQYSGNISAVKWRHNGGSEQSYRYNYDSYSRLTDGLHSGSNNEQGITYDSNGNITALTRTGIQPAAMTYNYSGNRLSSIVKGGTTYTYAHDSNGNVTTDGIRGMTITYNYLNLPKSVIKGADNLEFIYDATGVKLATKQNGTTQNYYTGAVVYKSDKTPDYILTSSGMIRKDGANYIRQYNITDHLGNVRSVVNQSGTIEQATDYYPYGLSFSNNNLTKNRYLYNGKEIQNQTLSSQFFGMYDYGARYYDPVIGRWMGVDPLAEKKPWLTPYHFCSNNPLNRLDPDGRDDFELNNKGQIVNRIENKKADNIYILNNDGKRIDGQTLNFEYGTITAVRNPTVKVKGKDGNVTDKPLILFEVKGNDNTTKMFEFLANPSSTGVEWTHAKIGAEKSEQNVIGSSHDKSSTPVGHYLRATKYTLKEVTHNHPSGNYLPSDGDKSGAKLYKQQNSNTLLNIYTYPNRYSGYDEKGTLDFSDFENMPTIEVIGTKKN, encoded by the coding sequence ATGATCAATAACCCATCCTCGCTGGGTACAAAGCCTTTCGCTATGGAGCTACAGTACAATGCTCCAAATGTGAGCGGAGCGACAGCCCAGTACTCTGGCAATATCAGTGCCGTAAAATGGAGACACAACGGAGGCAGCGAACAGAGCTACCGTTATAATTACGATTCATACAGCCGTCTGACGGATGGCCTACACAGCGGTTCAAACAACGAACAGGGGATAACCTACGACTCCAATGGTAACATAACCGCCCTAACCAGAACAGGGATACAACCTGCAGCAATGACATACAATTACTCGGGAAACAGACTCTCTTCAATAGTTAAAGGAGGTACTACATACACCTATGCTCATGACAGTAACGGCAATGTGACAACAGACGGTATAAGAGGGATGACAATAACATACAACTACCTCAACCTGCCAAAGAGCGTGATCAAGGGTGCGGATAATCTTGAGTTCATCTACGATGCCACAGGAGTCAAGCTGGCAACAAAACAAAACGGAACAACGCAGAACTACTACACAGGAGCAGTAGTGTACAAATCAGACAAGACACCTGACTACATACTAACCTCTAGTGGTATGATAAGAAAAGATGGTGCAAACTACATACGCCAGTACAACATAACAGACCATCTGGGAAATGTCAGGTCTGTTGTAAACCAGTCCGGGACAATTGAACAGGCTACTGACTATTACCCCTATGGATTATCTTTCAGCAATAACAATCTAACTAAAAACCGTTATCTTTACAATGGCAAGGAGATCCAGAACCAGACCCTCTCCTCACAGTTCTTTGGAATGTATGATTATGGAGCGAGGTATTACGATCCTGTGATAGGAAGGTGGATGGGGGTTGACCCACTGGCAGAGAAGAAACCATGGCTTACTCCATACCATTTTTGTAGTAATAATCCACTTAATAGACTTGACCCAGACGGCAGAGATGATTTTGAACTTAATAATAAAGGACAAATTGTAAATCGTATCGAAAATAAAAAAGCGGACAATATTTATATTCTTAATAATGACGGAAAGCGTATAGATGGTCAAACATTAAATTTTGAATACGGTACTATTACTGCTGTTAGGAATCCGACGGTTAAAGTAAAAGGTAAAGATGGTAACGTAACTGATAAGCCTTTAATCCTATTTGAAGTAAAAGGAAATGACAATACTACTAAGATGTTTGAATTCTTGGCAAATCCATCAAGTACAGGAGTGGAGTGGACACATGCAAAAATTGGTGCTGAGAAGTCTGAGCAAAATGTAATTGGAAGCTCACATGACAAATCATCGACACCAGTTGGTCACTACTTAAGAGCCACAAAATATACTTTAAAGGAAGTAACACATAATCATCCTAGCGGTAATTATCTTCCTTCTGATGGAGATAAGAGCGGGGCAAAACTTTATAAACAGCAGAATAGTAATACGTTGCTCAATATTTATACTTACCCTAATCGGTATAGTGGATATGATGAAAAAGGCACTCTTGATTTTAGTGATTTTGAAAATATGCCAACTATTGAAGTAATTGGGACAAAAAAGAATTAA
- a CDS encoding RHS repeat-associated core domain-containing protein: MTYNYSGNRLSSIVKGGTTYTYAHDSNGNVTTDGIRGMTITYNYLNLPKSVIKGADNLEFIYDATGVKLATKQNGTTQNYYTGAVVYKSDKTPDYILTSSGMIRKDGANYMRQYNITDHLGNVRSVVNQSGTIEQATDYYPYGLSFSNTNLNKNRYLYNGKELQNQTLSSQFFGMYDYGARYYDLVIGRWIGVDPLASDAPSWSPYRAFFNNPLRFIDPDGLFEIETGKIEKGDNLTAIAKQLNEKFKTNLTVAQIAKANDLKDANKIKAGNFIKLPGADIELNFDLSSLKVSDINYSIDMPDLEWEGTSGREGYQSSEFQNLKDKGPIPEGQYIVDPARTQSISDISTWDRAKGTIGRGSCPGLEKSWGEHRTWLTPSAGTNTFGRNGFTIHGGAIPGSAGCIDLTSRNNSFHNWLKSHDKPLNLKIKY, from the coding sequence ATGACATACAATTACTCGGGAAACAGACTCTCTTCAATAGTTAAAGGAGGTACTACATACACCTATGCTCATGACAGTAACGGCAATGTGACAACAGACGGTATAAGAGGGATGACAATAACATACAACTACCTCAACCTGCCAAAGAGCGTGATCAAGGGTGCGGATAATCTTGAGTTCATCTACGATGCCACAGGAGTCAAGCTGGCAACAAAACAAAACGGAACAACGCAGAACTACTACACAGGAGCAGTAGTGTACAAATCAGACAAGACACCTGACTACATACTAACCTCTAGTGGTATGATACGAAAAGATGGTGCAAACTACATGCGCCAGTACAACATAACAGACCATCTGGGAAATGTCAGGTCTGTTGTAAACCAGTCCGGAACCATTGAACAGGCTACTGACTATTACCCATATGGATTATCCTTCAGTAATACCAATCTAAACAAAAACCGTTATCTTTATAATGGAAAAGAGTTGCAGAACCAGACCCTCTCCTCACAGTTCTTTGGAATGTATGATTACGGAGCGAGGTATTACGATCTCGTGATAGGGAGGTGGATAGGGGTTGATCCATTGGCAAGTGATGCACCTAGTTGGTCTCCTTATCGAGCGTTCTTTAATAATCCACTTAGATTTATTGACCCTGATGGCCTATTTGAGATTGAAACAGGGAAAATAGAGAAAGGGGATAATCTAACAGCAATAGCAAAGCAGCTTAATGAAAAATTTAAAACTAATCTAACTGTAGCCCAAATAGCAAAAGCAAACGATTTAAAAGATGCTAATAAGATAAAAGCAGGAAATTTCATAAAATTGCCAGGTGCAGATATTGAATTAAATTTTGACTTAAGTTCTTTAAAAGTCTCAGATATCAATTATAGTATTGATATGCCAGATTTGGAATGGGAAGGCACAAGTGGACGAGAGGGTTATCAAAGTTCAGAATTTCAAAACTTAAAAGATAAAGGGCCAATACCAGAAGGACAATACATCGTTGACCCAGCCCGCACACAGTCAATATCAGATATTAGTACATGGGATAGAGCGAAAGGAACAATTGGGCGAGGTTCTTGCCCTGGATTAGAAAAATCTTGGGGAGAGCATAGAACTTGGTTGACACCTTCGGCTGGAACTAATACTTTTGGAAGAAATGGTTTTACTATACACGGTGGCGCTATACCAGGTTCTGCAGGTTGCATTGATTTGACGAGTAGAAACAATAGTTTTCACAATTGGTTGAAATCACACGACAAACCATTGAATTTAAAGATAAAATATTAG